In the Verrucomicrobiota bacterium genome, CCACCGATCACACGGATTCACACGGATAGGAACGCATCCACATCCGTGTCTATCCGTGTCCATCCGTGGTTAAAAATCCGAGAGACATTTTTACGAAATCTTCAAATTCAGAATCTGTTCGTGTCGATTCGTGTTCATTCGTGATGCCTGACTGAATTGTTACGAATAAATCAGGATGGCGGGAAACGCCAGGTTCTGGTTGTCTGCGGGCATGGCTCTCCCGAAACTGATCCTCGCTTCAGCCTCGCCGAGGCGAAGCGAATTGCTGCGCCGGTTGGACGTGGAGTTCCAGGTCGTTTCCAGCAACGCGGCGGAGGTTCTCCAGGAGCAACTGACCCCGTCGGAACTCGCCCAGATCAACGCTTACCGAAAAGCGCGGGCCGTCTCCAAACGCTATCCGGATTATCTCGTGCTGGGCGCGGACACGGTCGTGACCCTGCGAGGCAAACTGTTCGGCAAGCCCGCCAATCTCGCCGAAGCGCGGCGGATGTTGGAAGTGTTGCAAGGCGACACGCATCAAGTCGTCACGGGCGTTTCCATGATCCATCTCCGGCACCGGCGCGAACGGCTCTTCGCCGAAATCACCGAAGTGACCTTTCGTCCTCTGACTCTCGAACAAATCGATCGCTACCTGGCTTCCATGAATCCCCTCGACAAAGCGGGCGGCTACGCGATCCAGGAAGGCGGCGACGCGCTCGTGCAAGACGTGGTTGGTTCCTACTTCAACGTCGTCGGCCTGCCTTTGGAGCGGCTGAAGGCTGAGTTGGGGCGGTGGAGTGGGGGAGTGACGGAGTAACGGAGTATCGGCGTAACGGAGCGATGGAGTGTTGGAGTGATGCAATTTCCAATACTCCAACACTCCAACACTCCATTACTCCCTCACTCCGATACTCCGAGACCCCGACACCCCGTTCCTCCGTCACTCCGTCGCAGTCCGCCTTCGCAT is a window encoding:
- the maf gene encoding septum formation protein Maf: MAGNARFWLSAGMALPKLILASASPRRSELLRRLDVEFQVVSSNAAEVLQEQLTPSELAQINAYRKARAVSKRYPDYLVLGADTVVTLRGKLFGKPANLAEARRMLEVLQGDTHQVVTGVSMIHLRHRRERLFAEITEVTFRPLTLEQIDRYLASMNPLDKAGGYAIQEGGDALVQDVVGSYFNVVGLPLERLKAELGRWSGGVTE